One window of the Cryptomeria japonica chromosome 7, Sugi_1.0, whole genome shotgun sequence genome contains the following:
- the LOC131051578 gene encoding transcription termination factor MTERF8, chloroplastic: protein MKVHTMLFLKCILSPVRCSVPCSIFSKYSLSSTSNLSNVTEEKEDYRQRQQNAMAKFLLNECGLSESQVSGLCSRRAKMFETKSTHSAQQAVQFFRDSGFTENQVRKILFMHPTVLNLEVDTQLKPIIEFMKELGFTGSKLGHVLSLRPRLVSINLEQTLSPKIPALISLFGSKLNLCKALMSYPEILECKVENLKPKIDILKLSGIQDELFLDVMKLRPKLIFSNSEEVLKLKIEYVRNLGVLKGSKAFVAALFAVDSSGLDNFENKIKHMAKLGLLENEIIQIVKRAPRTFANSIDKTEKNMDFLKHTAGFKPNIVVLHPRLLYYSIENRMRPRHKVIEFLRETEPSRLPTDLARMYNLSEQNFALKFLMGNPEVTKLFEKYKGKSDDIVN from the coding sequence ATGAAAGTCCATACGATGCTATTTCTCAAATGTATTCTCTCACCAGTCAGGTGCTCTGTGCCATGCAGCATTTTCTCTAAATATTCATTGTCCTCGACCTCAAATTTGTCTAATGTTACAGAAGAAAAGGAAGATTACAGGCAGCGGCAACAAAATGCTATGGCCAAATTTTTGCTCAATGAATGTGGGCTTTCTGAGTCCCAAGTATCAGGTCTTTGTAGCAGGCGTGCAAAAATGTTCGAGACCAAATCCACCCATAGTGCTCAGCAGGCAGTCCAGTTCTTCAGAGACTCAGGATTCACTGAAAATCAGGTAAGGAAAATTCTTTTTATGCACCCCACTGTTTTGAATCTCGAAGTGGATACCCAGTTAAAGCCTATTATCGAGTTCATGAAGGAATTAGGTTTTACTGGTAGCAAGCTGGGACACGTTTTATCTCTAAGACCTAGGTTGGTCTCCATCAATTTGGAACAAACCTTAAGCCCGAAAATTCCAGCACTTATAAGCTTATTTGGTTCAAAGCTTAATCTGTGCAAAGCTCTCATGTCGTATCCTGAGATATTGGAATGTAAAGTTGAAAATTTGAAACCTAAAATAGATATTCTAAAACTATCCGGGATTCAAGATGAGCTGTTTCTAGATGTAATGAAGTTAAGGCCCAAATTAATTTTCAGCAACAGTGAGGAGGTGCTGAAATTAAAGATTGAATATGTACGGAACTTGGGTGTTTTGAAGGGATCGAAAGCATTTGTAGCTGCTCTGTTTGCTGTGGATAGTAGTGGACtagacaattttgaaaataaaataaaacatatggCAAAACTCGGTCTTTTGGAGAATGAGATCATACAGATTGTAAAGAGGGCTCCTCGTACGTTTGCTAATAGCATTGATAAGACGGAAAAAAATATGGATTTCTTGAAACATACTGCTGGCTTTAAGCCAAACATTGTGGTCTTGCATCCTCGTCTTTTATATTATAGCATAGAAAATAGGATGCGACCTCGCCATAAGGTAATTGAATTTTTAAGGGAAACAGAACCATCTAGACTTCCCACAGATCTAGCTCGTATGTATAACCTAAGTGAACAAAATTTTGCCCTCAAGTTTCTAATGGGCAATCCGGAGGTTACAAAGCTATTTGAAAAGTACAAGGGGAAGTCTGATGACATTGTCAATTAG